The following proteins are encoded in a genomic region of Rubrobacter xylanophilus DSM 9941:
- a CDS encoding SDR family oxidoreductase — MSNAGAPEVVVVTGASAGVGRAAAVEFARHGASVGLLARGGAGLEGAAREVEAAGGRALPLRTDVADAAAVEEAARRVEEELGPMDVWVNNAMTSVFAPVREVTPEEFRRVTEVTYLGTVYGTMAALRRMLPRDRGRIVQVGSALAYRAIPLQAAYCGSKHGIQGFTESLRSELLHEGSSVRVTMVQMPALNTPQFGWVRSRLPREPQPVPPIFQPEVAAEAIYWAAHHDRNELWVGWPAVKAILGNRLFPRLLDRYLARTGYEAQQTQSPADPKSRRDNLFEAVDEGEDYGAHGAFDDRSRPRSYQWWASTHRGRLALAGAALAAAVGAALVRR, encoded by the coding sequence ATGAGCAACGCGGGAGCACCGGAGGTGGTCGTGGTGACGGGGGCCTCGGCCGGGGTCGGGCGGGCCGCGGCGGTGGAGTTCGCCCGGCACGGGGCGAGCGTGGGGCTTCTGGCCCGGGGTGGCGCCGGGCTGGAGGGGGCCGCGCGGGAGGTCGAGGCCGCCGGCGGCCGGGCGCTGCCCCTCAGGACCGACGTCGCCGACGCGGCGGCGGTGGAGGAGGCCGCCCGCCGGGTGGAGGAGGAGCTGGGCCCCATGGACGTGTGGGTGAACAACGCCATGACCTCGGTCTTCGCCCCGGTGCGGGAGGTGACCCCGGAGGAGTTCCGGCGGGTGACCGAGGTAACCTACCTCGGGACCGTCTACGGCACGATGGCCGCCCTCCGGCGGATGCTGCCGCGGGACCGGGGCAGGATCGTGCAGGTAGGCTCGGCGCTGGCCTACCGCGCGATCCCGCTGCAGGCCGCCTACTGCGGCTCCAAGCACGGCATCCAGGGCTTCACCGAGTCGCTGCGGAGCGAGCTCCTGCACGAGGGCTCCTCGGTGAGGGTGACGATGGTCCAGATGCCCGCGCTGAACACCCCGCAGTTCGGCTGGGTCCGGAGCCGCCTCCCCCGCGAGCCCCAGCCGGTGCCCCCAATCTTCCAGCCCGAGGTGGCGGCGGAGGCCATCTACTGGGCCGCCCACCACGACCGCAACGAGCTGTGGGTGGGCTGGCCCGCGGTGAAGGCGATCCTGGGCAACCGGCTCTTCCCCCGCCTGCTGGACCGCTACCTGGCCCGCACCGGCTACGAGGCCCAGCAGACCCAGAGCCCCGCCGACCCGAAGTCCCGCCGGGACAACCTCTTCGAGGCGGTCGACGAGGGGGAGGACTACGGGGCGCACGGCGCCTTCGACGACCGCTCCCGCCCCCGGAGCTACCAGTGGTGGGCCAGCACCCACCGCGGCCGGCTGGCGCTCGCCGGCGCCGCCCTCGCCGCGGCGGTCGGGGCCGCCCTGGTGCGCAGATGA
- a CDS encoding vitamin K epoxide reductase family protein, with translation MSGRGVPPGWEENPTSWPRRLQVAALAAAGLLVAGYLTLYQLGLTGGVWDPFFPQGSPKVLRLFEPVPDAALGALAYGTEIVLSFVGGEDRWRTMPWTTLAFGATVFAGALVSVLLMIAQPVLARAWCTLCLASAGISLLLCGRGAEEPLASLQHLRRVRDSGGSVWRALWGTKGGG, from the coding sequence ATGAGCGGCCGGGGGGTGCCGCCGGGCTGGGAGGAGAACCCGACCTCCTGGCCCCGGCGGCTGCAGGTAGCGGCGCTCGCCGCCGCGGGGCTCCTCGTCGCCGGGTACCTGACGCTCTACCAGCTCGGCCTGACCGGCGGGGTATGGGACCCCTTCTTCCCGCAGGGGAGCCCGAAGGTGCTGCGCCTCTTCGAGCCCGTGCCCGACGCGGCGCTCGGCGCGCTGGCCTACGGGACGGAGATCGTGCTGAGCTTCGTCGGCGGGGAGGACCGCTGGCGCACCATGCCGTGGACCACGCTCGCCTTCGGGGCGACCGTCTTCGCCGGGGCCCTGGTGAGCGTGCTGCTCATGATCGCCCAGCCGGTCCTCGCGCGGGCGTGGTGCACCCTGTGTCTGGCCTCCGCCGGGATCTCGCTCCTCCTCTGCGGGCGGGGGGCGGAAGAGCCCCTGGCCTCGCTGCAGCACCTGCGGCGGGTGCGGGACTCCGGGGGCTCGGTGTGGCGGGCCCTGTGGGGGACGAAGGGGGGCGGCTGA
- a CDS encoding SPW repeat domain-containing protein, with translation MRARLLCALLGAWLMAAPGVLGHGGAAALSAHVAGPVVLGSSVVALWPALRPLRWVALPAGAWLLAAPPLLGYGPGAAANSLLVGAALAALAFAGGGGQEKVGGGWRAVLSGRTSEDGR, from the coding sequence GTGCGGGCCCGGCTGCTCTGCGCCCTCCTCGGCGCCTGGCTCATGGCCGCCCCCGGCGTGCTGGGCCACGGCGGGGCCGCCGCGCTCAGCGCCCACGTCGCCGGGCCGGTGGTCCTCGGCTCCTCGGTGGTCGCGCTCTGGCCCGCGCTGCGGCCCCTCAGGTGGGTGGCGCTCCCGGCGGGGGCGTGGCTGCTCGCCGCCCCGCCGCTCCTCGGCTACGGCCCCGGTGCCGCGGCGAACAGCCTGCTCGTCGGGGCGGCGCTCGCCGCGCTGGCCTTCGCCGGGGGCGGCGGGCAGGAGAAGGTCGGCGGCGGCTGGCGAGCGGTGCTCTCCGGCCGCACGAGCGAGGACGGGAGGTAG
- a CDS encoding glycoside hydrolase family 15 protein: protein MPRENQPYPPIADYALIGDSNSAALVSRSGSVDWCCIRRLDAGSCFGRLLDWEKGGYCAVTPAGEEWDVSRRYVESSLVLESTFKVPGGEARLYDFFAMPSSREEYPYRQLFRVLEGVRGHAEFSVGVFPRFDYGELDPWLRQEGVRLYSALGGDDGLLIYFDEELMKAGDHGLEATVTVHAGERVRLMVMSVPPERLDLRSPEVPEPEEIDRRLEETLGWWRGWTSRFRYRGIGGPGVLRSATVIKGLMNDLTGAVAAAATTSLPERPGGPLNWDYRYSWIRDSFFAVRSLAEIGFEEEADRFRRFIERSAAGSADQLQIMYGMGGERRLNEFVLENLEGYRGARPVRVGNAAAGQLQLDVYGELLELAWRWHRRGNSPDDDYWRFLLDIVDAAAERWREPDSGIWEVRDDPQHFVHSKVMCWAALDKGLRLAEECMRRAPERRWAKARQQIREAVESEGYDAERGVFTRSFESRELDAALLLLPRVGFVEHADERMVRTVQAVREELEQDGLLLRYRRKEGEEEGAFLACSFWLVECLAHQGRLEEARELFDRALVAGNDLGLFSEEYDPASGEALGNFPQALTHLSHIEAAIAISRHLPAGAGA from the coding sequence ATGCCCCGGGAGAACCAGCCCTATCCCCCCATCGCCGACTACGCCCTCATCGGGGACAGCAACTCCGCCGCGCTCGTCTCCCGCTCCGGCTCCGTGGACTGGTGCTGCATCCGGCGGCTGGACGCCGGGAGCTGCTTCGGGCGGCTGCTCGACTGGGAGAAGGGCGGCTACTGCGCCGTCACCCCCGCGGGGGAGGAGTGGGACGTCTCCCGGCGCTACGTGGAGAGCTCGCTCGTCCTGGAGAGCACCTTCAAGGTCCCCGGGGGGGAGGCGCGGCTCTACGACTTCTTCGCCATGCCCTCCAGCCGCGAGGAGTACCCCTACCGCCAGCTCTTCCGGGTGCTGGAGGGGGTCCGGGGGCACGCCGAGTTCTCCGTCGGGGTCTTCCCCCGCTTCGACTACGGGGAGCTCGACCCCTGGCTCCGGCAGGAGGGCGTGCGGCTCTACAGCGCCCTCGGGGGCGACGACGGGCTCCTGATCTACTTCGACGAGGAGCTCATGAAGGCCGGCGACCACGGCCTCGAGGCCACCGTGACCGTGCACGCCGGGGAGCGGGTGCGCCTGATGGTCATGTCCGTGCCCCCGGAGCGGCTCGACCTCCGCTCGCCGGAGGTGCCCGAGCCAGAGGAGATAGACCGGCGGCTGGAGGAGACGCTCGGCTGGTGGCGCGGGTGGACCTCCCGCTTCCGCTACCGGGGCATCGGCGGCCCCGGCGTGCTCCGCTCGGCCACCGTCATAAAGGGGCTCATGAACGACCTCACCGGGGCGGTCGCCGCGGCGGCCACCACCTCCCTCCCCGAGCGCCCCGGCGGCCCCCTCAACTGGGACTACCGGTACAGCTGGATCCGGGACTCCTTCTTCGCCGTCCGCTCGCTCGCCGAGATCGGCTTCGAAGAGGAGGCCGACCGCTTCCGCAGGTTCATCGAGCGGAGCGCGGCGGGCAGCGCAGACCAGCTGCAGATCATGTACGGCATGGGCGGCGAGAGGCGCCTGAACGAGTTCGTCCTGGAGAACCTGGAGGGCTACCGGGGCGCGCGCCCCGTGCGGGTGGGCAACGCCGCCGCCGGCCAGCTCCAGCTGGACGTCTACGGCGAGCTCCTGGAGCTCGCCTGGCGCTGGCACCGGCGGGGAAACTCCCCGGACGACGACTACTGGCGCTTTCTGCTGGACATCGTGGACGCCGCCGCCGAGCGCTGGCGGGAGCCGGACAGCGGGATCTGGGAGGTCCGGGACGACCCGCAGCACTTCGTGCACTCCAAGGTGATGTGCTGGGCCGCCCTGGATAAGGGGCTCCGGCTGGCGGAGGAGTGCATGCGGCGGGCCCCGGAGCGCCGGTGGGCGAAGGCTCGCCAGCAGATCCGGGAGGCCGTGGAGAGCGAGGGCTACGACGCCGAGCGCGGCGTCTTCACCCGCAGCTTCGAAAGCCGGGAGCTGGACGCCGCCCTCCTCCTGCTGCCCCGCGTGGGCTTCGTGGAGCACGCCGACGAGCGGATGGTGCGCACCGTCCAGGCCGTGCGCGAGGAGCTGGAGCAGGACGGCCTGCTCCTCCGCTACCGCCGGAAGGAGGGCGAGGAGGAGGGGGCGTTTCTGGCCTGCTCCTTCTGGCTCGTCGAGTGCCTGGCCCACCAGGGCCGCCTCGAGGAGGCCAGGGAGCTCTTCGACCGGGCGCTGGTCGCCGGCAACGACCTCGGCCTCTTCTCCGAGGAGTACGACCCCGCCTCCGGCGAGGCCCTGGGCAACTTCCCCCAGGCCCTCACCCACCTCTCCCACATCGAGGCCGCCATAGCCATCTCCCGCCACCTGCCCGCCGGGGCCGGGGCTTAA
- a CDS encoding polyprenyl synthetase family protein gives MRSASPAGVEGFLALREVIEEYLEGLRFTEEPALERLQEAMRYSLLAGGKRVRPLLCMESASLFGAPPERVLPSAAAIELIHTFSLIHDDLPAMDNDDFRRGKPTSHKKFGEAMAILAGDAFFGESLALITDHQEGSAEQVLAVVRELAHATGLAGLAGGQALDLEHTGRRAGPKELELTHHHKTGALIRASARIGAILAGAGEEGLEAISRYATELGLCFQIVDDVLDAVGSSERLGKRAGGDAERGKATFVSVFGLEGARREADAACERALRALGRLEGRDTSRLEALALFVRDRDR, from the coding sequence GTGAGGTCGGCGAGCCCGGCCGGGGTCGAGGGCTTTCTGGCCCTGCGCGAGGTCATCGAGGAGTACCTGGAGGGGCTGCGCTTCACCGAAGAGCCCGCCCTCGAGCGGCTGCAGGAGGCGATGCGCTACTCGCTGCTTGCCGGGGGAAAGCGCGTGAGGCCCCTCCTCTGCATGGAGAGCGCCAGCCTCTTCGGCGCTCCCCCGGAGAGGGTGCTCCCCTCCGCCGCCGCCATAGAGCTGATCCATACGTTCTCCCTCATCCACGACGACCTTCCCGCGATGGACAACGACGACTTCCGCAGGGGCAAGCCCACCAGCCACAAGAAGTTCGGGGAGGCGATGGCCATCCTGGCGGGCGACGCCTTCTTCGGGGAGTCCCTCGCCCTCATCACCGACCACCAGGAGGGGAGCGCCGAGCAGGTGCTCGCGGTCGTCCGGGAGCTCGCCCACGCCACCGGGCTCGCCGGGCTAGCGGGCGGCCAGGCGCTAGACCTGGAGCACACCGGCCGCCGGGCGGGCCCAAAGGAGCTGGAGCTCACCCACCACCACAAGACCGGGGCCCTCATCCGGGCCTCCGCCCGGATAGGCGCCATCCTGGCCGGGGCGGGCGAGGAGGGGCTCGAGGCCATCTCGCGGTACGCCACGGAGCTTGGGCTGTGCTTCCAGATAGTGGACGACGTGCTGGACGCGGTGGGCAGCAGCGAGCGGCTGGGCAAGCGGGCCGGGGGGGACGCCGAGCGGGGCAAGGCCACGTTTGTGAGCGTGTTTGGGCTCGAGGGGGCCAGGAGGGAGGCCGACGCCGCCTGCGAGCGGGCGCTGCGGGCGCTCGGGCGCCTGGAAGGCCGGGACACCTCGAGGCTCGAGGCCCTGGCCCTCTTCGTACGCGACAGGGACCGCTGA
- a CDS encoding prenyltransferase/squalene oxidase repeat-containing protein, with product MGRQTRNLTRREPAAEAEERGFRLLDAHRRADSSWVGELSSSALATAMSALALRLLGHPAESGPVAGGLAWLAATRNPDGGWGDAPGEPSNMNATSIAAAALARCAPRRYREEVAGGRRWVEEHGGFAALNDPRTTTLSGPGRTLWALAGLVPPERVRKLPTEMILLPRRIRRTVSTTFPAFLSLSLLHERFRPSPRWRRPLRRRAEREALAWLRRAQGPNGSYEESAFLTSLIAAALTAAGAEGGDIVRRALPFVLRSRRPDGSWPIDRDLENFDTTQAILAHHEAGRPLREAGRVREWLLDNQFRRPFFPTSSPPGGWAWAYPAGWPDTDDTACALRSLRLLGVPAGHPSIRLGLRWLYRMQNRDGSWPTFVRGSRMPFDHGCPYITSQVLSALALMGPEARRGAPLRRALAYLRRAQRPDGSLGSLWFRPHTRGTAAAVEAFSDLGLSGDPLVGRAARWLAEHQNPDGGWGDGHGAPSTAEETAWASAALLRLGGGEAARKGVRWLVEHQDPGGWKPAVIGLYYASLSYSDTFYALSYPLVALARHRRLSR from the coding sequence ATGGGGAGACAGACGCGCAACCTGACGCGCCGGGAGCCGGCGGCGGAGGCCGAGGAGCGGGGCTTCCGGCTACTCGACGCGCACCGCCGGGCGGACTCCTCGTGGGTCGGGGAGCTCTCCTCCTCGGCCCTGGCGACGGCCATGTCCGCCCTCGCCCTGCGCCTGCTGGGGCACCCGGCGGAGAGCGGCCCCGTCGCCGGGGGGCTCGCCTGGCTCGCGGCGACCCGGAACCCCGACGGCGGCTGGGGCGACGCCCCCGGGGAGCCGAGCAACATGAACGCCACCAGCATCGCCGCCGCGGCGCTGGCGCGCTGCGCGCCGCGGCGCTACCGGGAGGAGGTCGCCGGGGGCAGGCGGTGGGTCGAGGAGCACGGGGGCTTCGCGGCGCTCAACGACCCGCGAACCACGACCCTCAGCGGCCCCGGACGCACCCTGTGGGCCCTCGCGGGGCTCGTCCCGCCGGAGAGGGTCCGCAAGCTGCCCACCGAGATGATCCTGCTGCCCCGCAGGATCCGGCGCACCGTCTCCACCACCTTCCCCGCCTTCCTGAGCCTCTCGCTGCTGCACGAGCGCTTCCGGCCCTCCCCCCGGTGGCGCCGCCCCCTCCGGCGGAGGGCCGAGCGGGAGGCGCTAGCCTGGCTCCGCCGGGCGCAGGGGCCGAACGGCTCCTACGAGGAGTCCGCCTTCCTCACCTCGCTCATAGCGGCGGCGCTCACCGCGGCGGGGGCGGAGGGAGGGGACATCGTCCGCCGGGCGCTGCCCTTCGTGCTCCGGTCCCGGCGGCCCGACGGCTCCTGGCCCATAGACCGCGACCTGGAGAACTTCGACACCACCCAGGCCATCCTGGCCCACCACGAGGCCGGCCGCCCCCTGAGGGAGGCGGGGAGGGTCCGGGAGTGGCTGCTGGACAACCAGTTCCGCAGGCCCTTCTTCCCCACCTCCTCCCCTCCCGGCGGCTGGGCGTGGGCCTACCCGGCGGGCTGGCCCGACACCGACGACACCGCCTGCGCCCTCCGGTCGCTGCGGCTGCTCGGGGTGCCGGCCGGGCACCCCTCCATCAGGCTGGGGCTGCGGTGGCTCTACCGGATGCAGAACCGCGACGGCTCCTGGCCCACCTTCGTCCGGGGCTCCAGGATGCCCTTCGACCACGGCTGCCCGTACATCACCTCCCAGGTACTCTCGGCCCTCGCGCTGATGGGCCCCGAGGCGCGCCGGGGCGCGCCGCTGCGGCGGGCGCTCGCCTACCTGCGCCGCGCCCAGCGCCCCGACGGGAGCCTGGGCTCGCTCTGGTTCCGGCCCCACACCCGGGGCACGGCGGCCGCCGTAGAGGCGTTCTCCGACCTCGGGCTCTCCGGCGACCCGCTGGTGGGGCGGGCGGCGCGGTGGCTGGCGGAGCACCAGAACCCCGACGGCGGCTGGGGCGACGGCCACGGGGCGCCCTCCACCGCCGAGGAGACCGCCTGGGCGAGCGCGGCGCTGCTCAGGCTCGGGGGCGGGGAGGCCGCCCGGAAGGGCGTCCGGTGGCTGGTGGAGCACCAGGACCCCGGCGGCTGGAAGCCCGCGGTCATCGGGCTGTACTACGCCTCCCTCTCCTACTCCGACACCTTCTACGCCCTGAGCTACCCGCTCGTGGCGCTCGCCCGCCACCGGAGGCTCTCGCGGTGA
- a CDS encoding UbiA family prenyltransferase, with protein MKPGAKLLAHLEMMRPYTLFHSGMLGFASALLLSGGDVEPWRLALAFLVPTLGWLAGLYAGDYYDRHLDAASKPHRPVPSGRVGAREAFGFMLGYIAVGYALALLLGAGALLIALLTTGFGIAYSKTFKRHALLGNLDRGLLACFTVLFGAAAAHALGWSWGLLALLGTFFFHDSASNLIGAIRDAEGDREAGYGTVPAVYGVARSVRISGALTLAWLAFAMPLFVYYRERAVPAALFAVAVLLTGLAYFMLLAHGEGGPDRQQALGAHKVMVAERLVLSAAVAAIHGPAPVVLGALAAALALTQTAQLLLRDRYEFGPGRTQS; from the coding sequence GTGAAGCCCGGCGCGAAGCTCCTGGCGCACCTGGAGATGATGCGCCCCTACACCCTCTTTCACTCGGGGATGCTCGGGTTCGCCTCCGCGCTGCTGCTCTCAGGGGGCGACGTCGAGCCCTGGCGGCTCGCGCTGGCCTTCCTCGTCCCCACCCTGGGCTGGCTGGCCGGTCTGTACGCCGGGGACTACTACGACCGGCACCTCGACGCCGCCTCCAAGCCCCACCGTCCGGTCCCCTCCGGGCGGGTCGGGGCGCGGGAGGCGTTCGGGTTCATGCTCGGCTACATAGCCGTCGGCTACGCCCTGGCGCTGCTTCTGGGCGCAGGGGCGCTCCTCATCGCCCTCCTCACCACCGGCTTCGGGATCGCCTACTCCAAGACCTTCAAGCGCCACGCCCTGCTCGGCAACCTCGACCGGGGTCTTTTGGCCTGCTTCACCGTGCTCTTCGGGGCGGCGGCCGCGCACGCCCTCGGCTGGAGCTGGGGGCTGCTGGCGCTGCTTGGGACCTTCTTCTTCCACGACAGCGCCTCGAACCTCATCGGGGCCATCCGCGACGCCGAGGGCGACCGCGAGGCCGGCTACGGGACGGTGCCGGCGGTCTACGGCGTGGCGCGCTCCGTGAGGATCTCGGGCGCCCTCACCCTCGCCTGGCTGGCCTTCGCCATGCCGCTTTTCGTCTACTACCGCGAGCGGGCCGTCCCGGCGGCGCTCTTCGCGGTGGCGGTGCTGCTCACCGGGCTGGCCTACTTCATGCTGCTCGCCCACGGCGAGGGGGGCCCCGACCGCCAGCAGGCCCTGGGGGCGCACAAGGTCATGGTCGCCGAGCGGCTCGTGCTGAGCGCGGCGGTCGCCGCGATCCACGGCCCGGCCCCGGTGGTCCTGGGGGCGCTCGCCGCGGCGCTGGCGCTGACACAGACCGCCCAGCTGCTGCTCAGGGACCGCTACGAGTTCGGCCCGGGCCGGACGCAGTCGTGA
- a CDS encoding lysylphosphatidylglycerol synthase transmembrane domain-containing protein — MVGAALSALLTAAAVAVVARRVGRAPEIESYWPLAVAAGASLLSWWLQGLIAAVLALPQLGKLQVLDMTRVYLAGAFVGGISPVRGGEIPVEVLLLRRLGLPVAVGSIVVVTRGMLNVSVVVVSAAAVLVFFPELARVGSWQLLAGALAVGALWALLALLARRLGLRRRGQEERPRGRWRSLVSGFLDEMREAFALFFQPGRRRLLACAAGLTLAYWAFRLSFGPLALMTAGYGGDWVPVVVAQLLLVTFVLPLAPTPGGAGAAELGFAALMSAHASHATVLSGVIVYVGLSHYLPTVAGALVAGRQLVRRGSGP, encoded by the coding sequence CTGGTCGGCGCGGCCCTCAGCGCGCTCCTCACCGCGGCCGCGGTGGCGGTCGTCGCCCGCAGGGTGGGGAGGGCGCCCGAGATAGAGAGCTACTGGCCGCTGGCCGTGGCGGCGGGGGCCTCGCTCCTCTCCTGGTGGCTGCAGGGCCTCATCGCGGCGGTGCTGGCGCTCCCCCAGCTCGGGAAGCTGCAGGTTCTGGACATGACGAGGGTCTACCTGGCTGGGGCCTTCGTGGGCGGCATCTCGCCCGTGCGTGGCGGGGAGATCCCGGTAGAGGTGCTCCTGCTGCGGCGCCTCGGGCTCCCCGTGGCCGTGGGGAGCATCGTGGTGGTCACCCGCGGGATGCTCAACGTCTCGGTCGTCGTGGTCTCGGCCGCCGCGGTGCTCGTCTTCTTCCCGGAGCTCGCCCGGGTGGGGAGCTGGCAGCTGCTCGCCGGGGCGCTGGCGGTCGGCGCGCTCTGGGCGCTGCTCGCCCTGCTGGCGCGGAGGCTCGGGCTGCGCCGCAGGGGGCAGGAGGAACGCCCCCGGGGGCGTTGGCGCTCGCTCGTCTCCGGCTTTCTGGACGAGATGCGCGAGGCCTTCGCGCTCTTCTTCCAGCCGGGCCGCCGGAGGCTGCTGGCCTGCGCCGCCGGGCTCACGCTGGCCTACTGGGCCTTCCGGCTCTCCTTCGGCCCGCTGGCGCTGATGACGGCGGGCTACGGTGGGGACTGGGTCCCCGTGGTCGTCGCGCAGCTGCTGCTGGTGACCTTCGTGCTCCCCCTCGCCCCCACCCCGGGCGGGGCGGGAGCGGCAGAGCTGGGCTTCGCCGCGCTCATGAGCGCCCACGCCTCGCACGCCACCGTGCTGAGCGGGGTCATCGTCTACGTGGGGCTCTCGCACTACCTGCCGACGGTGGCGGGGGCCCTGGTCGCGGGCCGCCAGCTCGTGCGGAGGGGGAGCGGGCCGTGA
- a CDS encoding peroxidase-related enzyme (This protein belongs to a clade of uncharacterized proteins related to peroxidases such as the alkylhydroperoxidase AhpD.) — protein sequence MTDTERRAAGSRRGEVPISWFPVPEESELPEDLQGLFRKAREKLGFVPNVFRAYSFRPERLSAWFDHYRQLHEPTENLDAAEREMIAVAVSMANGCLYCLVAHGAALREALGDPILADRITLDYRRAGLDERRTAILDFAVKITREPLECSPEDIERLCGLGLAREEVWDVIEIASMYNFTNRMSLACGMIPNEEYHALAR from the coding sequence ATGACCGATACGGAGCGGCGCGCGGCGGGCTCTCGGAGGGGGGAGGTCCCCATAAGCTGGTTCCCGGTGCCGGAGGAGAGCGAGCTCCCCGAGGATCTGCAGGGGCTCTTCCGCAAGGCCCGCGAGAAGCTCGGCTTTGTCCCCAACGTCTTCCGGGCCTACTCCTTCCGTCCCGAGAGGCTCAGCGCCTGGTTCGACCACTACAGGCAGCTGCACGAGCCCACCGAGAACCTCGACGCCGCCGAGCGGGAGATGATCGCGGTGGCCGTCTCCATGGCCAACGGCTGCCTCTACTGCCTGGTAGCCCACGGCGCGGCGCTGCGGGAGGCCCTCGGGGACCCCATCCTCGCCGACCGCATCACCCTGGACTACCGGCGGGCCGGGCTCGACGAGCGGCGCACCGCCATCCTGGACTTCGCCGTAAAGATCACGCGGGAGCCCCTGGAGTGCTCCCCGGAGGACATCGAGCGGCTCTGCGGGCTCGGGCTCGCCCGGGAGGAGGTGTGGGACGTGATCGAGATAGCCTCCATGTACAACTTTACCAACCGCATGTCGCTGGCGTGCGGCATGATCCCCAACGAGGAGTACCACGCCCTGGCGCGGTGA
- a CDS encoding aldo/keto reductase produces MRRRRLGGGLEVSEIGLGCMGMSEFYGPADEREAVATIHRALELGIDFLDTADMYGPFTNERLVGRAIAGRRDEVVLATKFGNVRGEDGSFLGVRGDPEYVRRACDASLRRLGVDHIDLYYQHRVDPEVPIEETVGAMKELVEAGKVRHIGLSEAAPRTIRRAHAVHPVAALQTEYSLFSRDVEAEILPTVRELGIGFVAYSPLGRGFLTRRFLSPEDLPEGDFRRGHPRFTGENFYRNLELVDRLEEIAAEKGATTAQLAIAWVLHQGEDIVPIPGTKSRGRLEENAAAADLELTPQDLRRIEEAMPRGAVAGARYDERRMRTIDR; encoded by the coding sequence ATGAGGCGCAGGAGGCTCGGCGGGGGGCTCGAGGTCTCCGAGATAGGCCTCGGGTGCATGGGGATGAGCGAGTTCTACGGGCCCGCGGACGAGCGGGAGGCGGTGGCCACCATACACCGCGCCCTCGAGCTCGGGATAGACTTTCTCGACACCGCGGACATGTACGGCCCGTTCACCAACGAGCGGCTGGTGGGCCGGGCCATAGCCGGGCGCAGGGACGAGGTGGTGCTGGCCACCAAGTTCGGCAACGTGCGCGGGGAGGACGGCTCCTTCCTCGGGGTGCGCGGGGACCCGGAGTACGTGCGGCGGGCGTGCGACGCCTCGCTCCGGCGCCTGGGGGTGGACCACATAGACCTCTACTACCAGCACCGGGTGGACCCGGAGGTGCCCATCGAGGAGACCGTGGGGGCGATGAAGGAGCTGGTGGAGGCGGGCAAGGTGCGCCACATCGGGCTCTCTGAGGCCGCGCCGCGCACCATCCGCCGGGCGCACGCCGTGCACCCGGTGGCCGCGCTGCAGACCGAGTACTCGCTCTTCAGCCGCGACGTGGAGGCGGAGATCCTGCCCACCGTCCGGGAGCTGGGGATAGGCTTCGTGGCCTACAGCCCTCTCGGGAGGGGCTTTCTCACCCGGCGCTTTCTGAGCCCGGAGGATCTCCCCGAGGGGGACTTCCGGCGCGGCCACCCGCGGTTCACCGGGGAGAACTTCTACCGCAACCTGGAGCTCGTGGACCGCCTGGAGGAGATCGCCGCCGAGAAGGGCGCGACCACCGCGCAGCTTGCCATAGCGTGGGTCTTGCACCAGGGGGAGGACATCGTCCCCATCCCCGGCACCAAGAGCCGCGGGCGGCTGGAGGAGAACGCCGCGGCGGCGGACCTCGAGCTCACGCCGCAGGACCTGCGGCGCATCGAGGAGGCGATGCCCAGGGGCGCGGTCGCCGGGGCGCGCTACGACGAGCGGCGGATGCGGACCATAGACCGCTAG
- a CDS encoding YIP1 family protein, translated as MLVRPGEYFRSTDPRGGFAAPLVFALVCSAVSAPLGALLAPYDPLGSRGGALAPEVPAGWFAETGAVAGALLVLFVALVVLLLLLLGIYLGAGVCHLLVLLLAGGRHAGFNATFKAYAYSSAASLLAWVPVAGYAASLYGLYLLFVGLRELHRISPARAALAVAPLALVQILSLAALFS; from the coding sequence GTGCTGGTGCGCCCGGGCGAGTACTTCCGCTCCACAGACCCCCGGGGAGGGTTCGCCGCCCCGCTGGTCTTCGCGCTGGTCTGCTCGGCGGTCTCCGCCCCGCTCGGGGCACTGCTCGCCCCCTACGACCCGCTCGGCTCGCGGGGGGGCGCCCTCGCGCCGGAGGTCCCCGCCGGGTGGTTCGCGGAGACCGGCGCGGTGGCCGGGGCGCTGCTCGTCCTCTTCGTCGCGCTCGTGGTGCTGCTGCTCCTGCTGCTCGGCATCTACCTGGGCGCCGGGGTCTGCCACCTGCTGGTGCTGCTGCTCGCCGGCGGGCGGCACGCGGGCTTCAACGCGACCTTCAAGGCCTACGCCTACTCCTCGGCGGCCTCGCTCCTGGCGTGGGTGCCGGTGGCGGGATATGCGGCCTCCCTCTACGGCCTGTACCTGCTCTTCGTGGGCCTCCGGGAGCTGCACCGGATCTCTCCGGCGCGGGCCGCGCTGGCCGTCGCGCCGCTGGCGCTCGTCCAGATCCTCTCCCTCGCCGCCCTCTTCTCCTAG